From Candidatus Protochlamydia phocaeensis, one genomic window encodes:
- a CDS encoding DUF4339 domain-containing protein, which translates to MPPEANHTHMLFSFIILFIIASLTAYYADRKGRSFTVWFILGVLLGIFAPLILFFLPSISETDKDTGEPTMTILHPSADLQNLPKTPPPPFEQSEVAEKLWYYLDKDHQQMGPVSLIALRDLWNTGLLELNSYVWSEGMGQWQKVDDLPALKTALNKE; encoded by the coding sequence ATGCCTCCTGAAGCTAATCACACTCATATGCTTTTCAGTTTTATTATTCTATTTATCATCGCCAGCTTGACTGCTTATTATGCGGACCGAAAAGGAAGAAGCTTCACAGTTTGGTTTATTTTAGGCGTCCTATTAGGAATTTTTGCTCCTCTCATCCTCTTCTTCCTCCCTTCTATTTCAGAAACGGATAAAGACACTGGAGAGCCTACTATGACTATTTTGCATCCCTCTGCCGATTTGCAGAATTTGCCAAAAACTCCCCCTCCTCCTTTCGAACAAAGCGAAGTCGCGGAAAAACTTTGGTATTATTTGGATAAAGATCATCAGCAAATGGGGCCTGTCAGCCTAATTGCCTTGCGGGACTTGTGGAATACAGGCTTGCTGGAATTAAATAGCTATGTTTGGAGCGAAGGAATGGGACAATGGCAGAAAGTAGATGATTTGCCAGCATTAAAGACTGCTTTAAATAAAGAATAA
- a CDS encoding Asp23/Gls24 family envelope stress response protein, with amino-acid sequence MADPKLKVDKKKVDTKEFEIPETVFIRDIENKVFQSIVLQCLSQIEGISLVEGNFIDHLLGRSAEGVKGIYAEQDDKNQSVNIKVEVNIHYGITIPDKAEEIQTKIAEEITKLTGLHVSSVHVVFKNVISPEQADKLQQNPTQGPPPLMGSNLGEEYSDEF; translated from the coding sequence ATGGCAGATCCTAAATTAAAAGTTGATAAAAAAAAAGTCGATACGAAAGAGTTTGAAATTCCCGAAACTGTTTTTATTCGCGATATTGAAAATAAAGTCTTTCAATCCATTGTTTTACAGTGCCTATCTCAAATCGAAGGAATCAGCCTAGTTGAAGGTAATTTTATCGATCATCTTTTAGGGCGAAGCGCTGAGGGAGTCAAGGGGATTTACGCCGAGCAAGACGATAAAAATCAGTCCGTCAATATCAAGGTAGAAGTGAATATTCATTATGGAATTACCATTCCCGATAAAGCGGAAGAAATTCAGACAAAAATTGCAGAGGAAATCACTAAGCTGACAGGACTGCATGTCTCTTCTGTGCATGTTGTATTTAAGAATGTGATTTCCCCAGAGCAAGCTGACAAGCTTCAACAGAATCCCACTCAAGGCCCTCCTCCCCTTATGGGATCCAATCTAGGAGAGGAGTACTCGGATGAGTTTTAA